A stretch of Henckelia pumila isolate YLH828 chromosome 4, ASM3356847v2, whole genome shotgun sequence DNA encodes these proteins:
- the LOC140866323 gene encoding uncharacterized protein: protein MAHSRWIRPEVYPLFAAMGVAVGICGFQLIRNIRINPEVRVNKAGRAAGVLENFAEGEKYCEHALRKFVRNRRPEIMPSINSFFTDPQKS, encoded by the exons ATGGCTCACAGTCGCTGGATAAGGCCCGAG GTGTATCCACTGTTTGCAGCCATGGGTGTTGCTGTGGGGATCTGTGGGTTTCAGCTGATACGCAATATTCGTATCAATCCCGAAGTCAG GGTTAACAAGGCCGGCAGGGCTGCTGGTGTGTTGGAGAATTTTGCAGAGGGGGAGAAATACTGTGAGCATGCTCTTAGGAAATTTGTCCGCAACAGGCGACCAGAAATCATGCCGTCCATCAACAGCTTCTTCACTGACCCTCAAAAGAGCTAG